The window AATCCGCCACGTAGtcgtctctttttttttccccaATATTGATTAGGTTTAGAGATAAATCTATAATCCATAACCAGAATCAGAAAATCAGAAATCAGAAACCATCACCCCTCTCTCATGGATTGTGTATGCATACAGTAATTAGATTtcatgattttttgtttttgtttttgcagtTCCTGATTACGTTGTAGGACAATCTGAAGCTGAAGCTTCTAAAGAAGGGCGCACCTTAGCTGATTTTTACTACGGATGTTTGGGTTATTCCGTTTACATGACTGACAAAGACTCCTCTACTGCCATGAAGCAACAGACCAAGACCCAACTTCCCGTTTGTCTCGGCCTTGAGGTTTCACCTCACTCTTATTATCACTTCTTTCTCGTTACTCTCAAAGTTATACACATTACGCCATGGAGTTACATCTTCATCTTGCTGTCGTTTTAGTATTATGCGCTCTGGACAATCTAGTTGGTCTCCTTTCTCCTGTCGGCTTGTTTTTGTTGGGGTTTGTGTCTATCTTTTAAGACACTATCAACTTTTGTAAAACTGGATTTTATACTAGAAAACATGATCCTTTTACTGGCAATGGCATGAAAGAAGAATATGGTCTACTTTGTGTTGTTTGTAATCCCCTATTATATCTCCCTCAGACTTTCTAGTGTGGTTCATGCAGATACTAGCAGATAGAAGAGCTGCTTCATCAAGCAACACTTCATCTATTCCTGCCCGCGCTCAAAACAGAAATGGTAACACACCTGATCTTCTCTTGGTCACCAGCTTGATAAGTGTCGTGCCATCTTTTATgctcatcattttttttttttttttgtgtgtgtataCGATAGATTCTCGGGAGTTGCCTCAGCACCAGAACCATAGACCAACTTCAATCCCAAAACCAACCCCAACCCCAACCCCAGCTACTGCTACAAACACTGAAAACGGCTTCATAACGAGGTAATCTATTGAACGACCTTTAAGATTCGACTATAGACTAACGAGTCAGGTCTTATATTACCAATAAAAAGCCATGTCTGAAAGTCATCCTAATGGTGGGGGGTAGTGCTTATGTAATAACACAATGCTCATTAGTTCTTTTTTTACTGTTGTGGGTGGGATGTATGCACAGGTTCACAAGAAATGCAAACCTGGTAGCAGCAGGGGTGATGAAGAACCTGAAGAGAGTGGGTAATTATGTCAAAGAGCATTTGGACGACTCCTTGGATGATCATCGAAAGCGgcctaaataaataaaatctctGTGGTGagaaatcaaaaaaaaaagaaaaacagaaaaacacaTGTGACAGTCAACAAGATATGAATGATTCGACACTTTTTGAAAACTCCTTTTGGATtctcataataataataaaaaaaaatggatg is drawn from Raphanus sativus cultivar WK10039 unplaced genomic scaffold, ASM80110v3 Scaffold0355, whole genome shotgun sequence and contains these coding sequences:
- the LOC108851431 gene encoding uncharacterized protein LOC108851431 → MSEGSSGEVKNRRVMEEKSEERGVAKGRSCKGYLYYSSTLKSKDKNPRCVGIPRTLRQVPDYVVGQSEAEASKEGRTLADFYYGCLGYSVYMTDKDSSTAMKQQTKTQLPVCLGLEILADRRAASSSNTSSIPARAQNRNDSRELPQHQNHRPTSIPKPTPTPTPATATNTENGFITRFTRNANLVAAGVMKNLKRVGNYVKEHLDDSLDDHRKRPK